The genomic stretch CGTCGCGGTCGCCACGCCATGCTGCCCGGCCCCCGTCTCCGCGATGATGCGCCGCTTGCCCATGCGCATGGCGAGCAGCGCCTGACCCACCGTGTTGTTGATCTTGTGGGCACCGGTGTGATTCAGGTCCTCCCGCTTCATCCACACCGGCGTGCCGACGCGCTCCGTGAGGCGCGGCGCAAAGGTCAGGGCCGTCGGCCGGCCCACGTACTCATGCAGCAGCGCGGCCAGTTCGGCCTGAAACGCGGCATCATGGCGCGCGGTCTCGAACGCGGCCTCCAGTTCGTCGAGCGCCGGAATGAGCGTTTCCGGGACGTAGCGACCACCGAACGGCCCAAACCGGTCGGAGATCACCGCTGCTTCGTGCGCCACCATCGTCATCACACCGTCTCCGCGGCGCCATGCGCCGCTGCTACGAACTGTTGGACCAGCGCCCCGTCCTTGAGACCGGGTGCGGTTTCGACACCGGAAGATACGTCCACGACGTCCGGCGAAAGCAACCGGATCGCCATCGCGACGTTGGACGGGCGTAATCCCCCCGCCAAGATGATTCGCCCATCAGGAAGCGCCCGGCGCAGGGCGGTGACATCGGCGGCAAGCCCGGCCCAGTCCAGCGCCACGCCGGTGCCGCCGAGCTGCCCGACCACGAGGGCATCGAGCACCAGATGGCCAGCCGCGGCGGCCAGCGCTTCGGCCTCGGGTGGCAGGGCCGGACCGGCGACCCGCAGGACTGGCCACACCGTGCGTCCGGACTGCTCGGCCAGCTGACGAACGGCGGCTGGTGTCCGCGCCCCGTGGAGCTGAATGACATCGAGGTCGAGGGCGTCTGCGATCGTCAGCACCTCTGCGTCGGACTGGTCACCGAACACCGCGGCGCGTTGCACCCCCGGCCGCCGCGGTCCCAGGACGTGGCGTGCCTGATCGAACGTCAGCAGCCGCGGGCCGCCGGCGAGGATCGCGCCGAGATACGCCGCACCACTGGCGACGGCCTGCGCGGCGTCGTCCGGGCGCGTGAGACCGCAGATCTTGACGGCGACGGTCATCACGAGGAGGCGCGGGCGCTCGTCGAGCGCGGCACGCCCGCGAGCGCGCGCACATCTCCCGCCGGATCACTCGACGCCGAAATCGCGCTCCCGACGAGAATCGCATCGGCACCCGCCGCCGCGGCCGGCGCGACGTCGTCCACCGTGCGCATGCCACTCTCGGCGACCGCCACGCAGCGGGTGGGGATCTGCGCGATCACGCGGGGCGCGGTGGCCGGATCGATGAGCAGCGTTTCGAGATTGCGATTGTTGACGCCGATGACGGCGGCATCCACGGCGAGCGCGCGAGCGAGCTCGGCCTCGTCGCGCACCTCCACGAGCGTGGCGAGCCCTGCCTCGGCGGCCGCCTCCATCAGGCGCGGCAGTTCGTCCGGACTCAGGGCGCGCACGATGAGCAGCGCCGCCGAGGCCCCATGGGCACGGGCCTCCCAGAGCTGGACCGGATGGACGAGGAAATCCTTGCGGATGGCGGGGACGGCCACGGCGGCCGCGACGCGTGCCAGATCCTCGAGGGCGCCGCCAAACCGCGTGGGCTCGGTGAGCACGGAGATCGCCGCGGCGCCGCCGGCCACGTAGGCTCGGGCCTGCTCGACCGCGTCGAGTCCGGGGGCGATGGCCCCCTTGGACGGCGAGGCTCGCTTGACCTCGGCGATCACGCGGATCCGGCTGCCGCGGAGCGTGGGGGCAAACGGCGCGGCGCGGGCGGCATCGCGGGCGCGCGCCTGGAGCTCCGGGAGACGGGCGACCACCGCCGCGGCCCGCTCGTGGGCCTCGCGAGTCAGGGCGCCGAGGGTGCCTTCAGGGAAGGTCCAGGGCCCCGACGAAAAAAATCCTTGCACTTCGGCCTGTCTTCGGTTAGCGTGGCGGGTGGTTGGATTCGGCCTTTTTACGGGCTGCCACCCGTCCCCCTACGTGGAGCTGCAATGCCGCTTACGAAGCGACAGCGGGAGATTCTGAGTTTCCTGTCGGAGTACAACGAGGCGAACGGCTATGCCCCGAGCTTCGAAGAGATCGCCTCGCAGTTCAACTATAACTCGCTGGCGACGGTGCACGAACATCTCACGAATCTCGAACGCAAGGGGTACATCAAGCGCTCGTACAACGAGAGTCGTGCCATCGAAATTCTGCCCTCGGAGATGTACCAGCGCGCGGTGGAACTGCCGTTGTTGGGCAGCGTCGCGGCCGGTGCGCCGATCGAAGCGATGCACGCCGGCGAAACCATGGCGGTGCCCGATGGGTTCCTGCGAAAGAGCGGCAGCCACTATGTGCTGCGCGTTCGCGGCGACTCCATGATCGAGGAGCACATCCGCGACGGCGACTACGTCGTGATCAACGACAAGCAGGCGGCGGACAACGGTGAAATGGTCATCGCCCTGCTCGACGGCGCCGGGGCCACGGTCAAGCGCTACTACCGGGAGCGGGATGGCCGCATTCGGCTGCAGCCGGCCAACGAGACGATGCAGCCCCTGTTCGTCCACGAAGACGACGTCCGCATCCAGGGGATCGTCGTGGGCGTGCTGCGACGTTACTGAGCGGTATCCGGGCCGTGCGAGGCGGCCCGGAGCCGTTCAAGCGCGGTATACCCTGCCCCCGCGCGTAACGCATCGCGGGCGGTGCTCACCGCGTCACCGTAGGCAATGTCATCGCGACTCACATAGAGCGCCGCCGCGGCGTTGAGCACCACCGCCGCCTGCGCGCCGCGCGGTCCGTCACCCTGCAGCACCTGTGTCACCAGCGCCGCGTTCTGTGCCGGATCGCCGCCCGCGAGCTCCGTCAGGGCGATGTCCTCGTACCCGAAGTCCGCCGGGTCGATCGTCCACTCGCGCATCGCGCCGTGCACCGCTTCGCGCACCGCGGTGAGCCCGAGGGGCGACACTTCGTCCATGCCCGGCTCCCCGTGCACCACCATCGCCCGCGCGGCGCCCAGCTCCGCCAGGGCATCGGCGATCAGCGTGAGGCGCCCCCGTTCCGCCACGCCGACGACCTGACGGCCGACGCGGGCGGGGTTCGCGAGCGGGCCGACGATGTTCATCACGGTGGGAATGGCCAGTTCGCGACGGACCGGGCCAACATGCCGGAGCGCCGGATGCATGAGCGGCGCGAACATGAACACGATCCCGGCTTCGCGCAGCGTGCGGGCCATGCTCGCCGGCGGCTGATCGATGGCGACCCCCAGCGCCTCGAGCACGTCGGCGCTGCCGGACTTGCTCGTGAAAGAGCGGTTGCCGTGCTTCGCCACCCGCACCCCCATGCCGGCCGCCAGCAGTGCCGCGGCGGTGGAGATGTTGAAGGTGGTGAGCGCGCCACCGCCGGTGCCGCAGGTATCCACCAGGTCGCCTGGGGCGTCGGCCGGAAGGACGATCATCGCCTCCCGCAGCGCCCGCACGACGGCCGCGACCTCCTCAGCGGTTTCGCCTTTGACGCGCAGCGCCATCAGCAGCGCCGCGACCTGCGCGGACGTCCCTTCGCCCCGCATGATCACGCCAAAGGCCTGCTGTAGCGCCGCACCGGTCACGGGTTCCCGCAGGGCGAGCGCGCGAATGACGCGTGCGAGCGCCTCGGCGCCCGGCTCACCGGACATTCAGGCTCTCCAACAACCGTTCGGGGAGCTGGGCGCGGGTCGCAATCAGCGCGATGATGAGACCGAGCAACCGCACGCGCTCCACGTCCTCATCGGTGTACGTCCCGCGCTGCGCGCGATTGGTCAGGTTCACGACGCCCACCAACTCGTCGTGGTACACCAGCGGGAAGCTGATGAAGCTGCCGGTGGTGAAGTACTGATCGCGCAAGAGCGGATGTTGCGACGCTTCGCGCACATCCTGCACGAGCAACGGCTGCCGTGCGGCCGCCACACGGCCGGCGACGCCTTCACCCACGCGAATGCGCATGCCTTCCACGATGTTCGGCGCGATCCCGCGCGCGGCGGCGAGATAGAGATGATCCGGCTCGGGCGCGCGCAGCATCAGTGAACAGCGCTGCGCCTGCATGTCGTCGCCGACAAGCGCCAGCAGCCCGTCGACCAGCATACGGGCATCGCTGGTTTCGGCGTTCAGGGTCAGCGCACGATCGAGTAGATAGAGCGTGCGCGAGCGCTGGCGCAGCGCTTCGCTCCGCCGATGCAGTTCGATGTGCGACTGCTCGAGCTGGGCCACCGCGCTCGCCAGCTGCCGCTCGGCGAGCTCAGCCTTGCGACCGGACCGTCGCGCTTCCTCGGTGGCGCGCGCGGCCTCGGCCCGGAGGGTCAGCGCTTCGGCCGGTTCGATCGAGCCACTCTGCAGCGGGGTATTGCGCGCGGCGCGCAGCTCGCCTTCGAGGGCCGCCAGCCGGCGGACGTACTCCCCGTGCACCCGCTGGGTCACGTCTTCCAGCGTGCGCACCGCTTCCTCGCGGGCGTCGCGTTCGGCGAGGCGTGCATACGCGAGGTCAAAGAGTGCCACGGACGGGGCGAGCCGCTCAGTGGTGCGGGTGCCGAAGATCTTGCGCGGCTCGTAGAGCGCCAGAACGGCCCCCAACACGCCTTCGACCTTGAGCCCACGCACCGCGAGCACCCCGCCGTCCATCGACGTCGTGAATCCGAAGAGCCGGGGATAATCGGCCGACCGGTCGAGCACGTCGTGGAAGGGCCCACCGCTCAGAATCTTCGTCCGCACCCCCTCCGGGAGGTGGTCGAAGGTCGTTTCGAGCGTGCTCTTGGCGACCGTCGCACCCGCGGGCGCGAGCCGCTCGTGCAGCATGTCGCGCCGGGCGTCATAGCCGATCAGGGCGAGCTGGGCGCCCCGGTCGAGGTCGGCCACCGCTTCACCGAGCGCGACCAACGCCCCGTCGATATCGGCGACGGTGGCGAGCGAGTGCGCGAGCGAGGAAAGGGAGCGGGGAGCCATGCGAGTTCGTGAGACAGGGAGAAAACGCGATTGGCGCCGTCGGCGCAATGGCCGAGCACGGCCGAGTTGAAGCGAAGGGCGGTGGTGCCTACCTTCCCCGCGCCATGGACCCGCGACCGATCCTTCTGGTAACCCAGTACGACGGGGGGGCGTTCGCCGGCTGGCAACGACAGCCCGACGTCCCCACCGTGCAGGGGGAGATGGAGGCGGTGCTCGCCCGACTCTGTGGCACGCACATTCCGGCCATCGGGGCCGGCCGGACCGATGCGGGGGTACACGCCCACGGGCAGGGGGTCGGGGTCCGGGTCCCGGAAAAGTGGACGCCCGAGGCGCTTCGGCGCGCCATGAATGCCCTGCTCCCCGATGGGATCTGGGTCGCGTCGGCCCATCGGATGGCGGCGGATTTTCATCCGCGCTACAGCGCAACCGCCCGCCGATATGGTTATCTTGTGGGCACGAACGAGGAGGCCTGTTCGCCTTTCCGGCGGCGGTACGAATGGTTCGTGCGTCGCCCGTTGGAGGCGGACGCGTTGCACGCCGAGGCCGCGAGCCTGCTGGGCGAGCACACGTTCCGCGCCTTTGCCGTTGCTCACACGGCGCCGATCGATGATCACCACCGCTGCGTGATTCAGCACGCGGCCTGGGTGCCTCGCGACGGCGGCTGGGTGTTCGAAGTTGCGGCAAACCGCTTTCTCCATCACATGGTGCGATTTCTGGTCGGGACGATGATCGACGTGGCGCTTGGGCGCCGACCGCGCGGCACGATCGCGCGGCTCCTCGTGGCACCCGACAACGCCGACACGTCACCGCCGGCTCCGGCGCATGGCCTGTCGCTGCGCGCCGTCACCTACCCCGCGACGTGTTTCGCGGGGGATGCGTGATGACCGGCCGAATCGCCCGCGTCCGTCGAGATTCGCATATGCTG from Gemmatimonadaceae bacterium encodes the following:
- a CDS encoding phosphoribosylanthranilate isomerase; protein product: MTVAVKICGLTRPDDAAQAVASGAAYLGAILAGGPRLLTFDQARHVLGPRRPGVQRAAVFGDQSDAEVLTIADALDLDVIQLHGARTPAAVRQLAEQSGRTVWPVLRVAGPALPPEAEALAAAAGHLVLDALVVGQLGGTGVALDWAGLAADVTALRRALPDGRIILAGGLRPSNVAMAIRLLSPDVVDVSSGVETAPGLKDGALVQQFVAAAHGAAETV
- a CDS encoding indole-3-glycerol phosphate synthase TrpC; translation: MQGFFSSGPWTFPEGTLGALTREAHERAAAVVARLPELQARARDAARAAPFAPTLRGSRIRVIAEVKRASPSKGAIAPGLDAVEQARAYVAGGAAAISVLTEPTRFGGALEDLARVAAAVAVPAIRKDFLVHPVQLWEARAHGASAALLIVRALSPDELPRLMEAAAEAGLATLVEVRDEAELARALAVDAAVIGVNNRNLETLLIDPATAPRVIAQIPTRCVAVAESGMRTVDDVAPAAAAGADAILVGSAISASSDPAGDVRALAGVPRSTSARASS
- the lexA gene encoding transcriptional repressor LexA, yielding MPLTKRQREILSFLSEYNEANGYAPSFEEIASQFNYNSLATVHEHLTNLERKGYIKRSYNESRAIEILPSEMYQRAVELPLLGSVAAGAPIEAMHAGETMAVPDGFLRKSGSHYVLRVRGDSMIEEHIRDGDYVVINDKQAADNGEMVIALLDGAGATVKRYYRERDGRIRLQPANETMQPLFVHEDDVRIQGIVVGVLRRY
- the trpD gene encoding anthranilate phosphoribosyltransferase, with amino-acid sequence MSGEPGAEALARVIRALALREPVTGAALQQAFGVIMRGEGTSAQVAALLMALRVKGETAEEVAAVVRALREAMIVLPADAPGDLVDTCGTGGGALTTFNISTAAALLAAGMGVRVAKHGNRSFTSKSGSADVLEALGVAIDQPPASMARTLREAGIVFMFAPLMHPALRHVGPVRRELAIPTVMNIVGPLANPARVGRQVVGVAERGRLTLIADALAELGAARAMVVHGEPGMDEVSPLGLTAVREAVHGAMREWTIDPADFGYEDIALTELAGGDPAQNAALVTQVLQGDGPRGAQAAVVLNAAAALYVSRDDIAYGDAVSTARDALRAGAGYTALERLRAASHGPDTAQ
- a CDS encoding GAF domain-containing protein, whose amino-acid sequence is MAPRSLSSLAHSLATVADIDGALVALGEAVADLDRGAQLALIGYDARRDMLHERLAPAGATVAKSTLETTFDHLPEGVRTKILSGGPFHDVLDRSADYPRLFGFTTSMDGGVLAVRGLKVEGVLGAVLALYEPRKIFGTRTTERLAPSVALFDLAYARLAERDAREEAVRTLEDVTQRVHGEYVRRLAALEGELRAARNTPLQSGSIEPAEALTLRAEAARATEEARRSGRKAELAERQLASAVAQLEQSHIELHRRSEALRQRSRTLYLLDRALTLNAETSDARMLVDGLLALVGDDMQAQRCSLMLRAPEPDHLYLAAARGIAPNIVEGMRIRVGEGVAGRVAAARQPLLVQDVREASQHPLLRDQYFTTGSFISFPLVYHDELVGVVNLTNRAQRGTYTDEDVERVRLLGLIIALIATRAQLPERLLESLNVR
- the truA gene encoding tRNA pseudouridine(38-40) synthase TruA, translated to MDPRPILLVTQYDGGAFAGWQRQPDVPTVQGEMEAVLARLCGTHIPAIGAGRTDAGVHAHGQGVGVRVPEKWTPEALRRAMNALLPDGIWVASAHRMAADFHPRYSATARRYGYLVGTNEEACSPFRRRYEWFVRRPLEADALHAEAASLLGEHTFRAFAVAHTAPIDDHHRCVIQHAAWVPRDGGWVFEVAANRFLHHMVRFLVGTMIDVALGRRPRGTIARLLVAPDNADTSPPAPAHGLSLRAVTYPATCFAGDA